The following proteins are encoded in a genomic region of Candidatus Binatus sp.:
- the thiC gene encoding phosphomethylpyrimidine synthase ThiC, with protein MTQIEAARKGIITRQMTEVAEDEGLPAEEIRALVATGEVVIPHNHHHEFRAIGIGKNLRTKVNANIGASNFHQLIEEEVEKLYTAVRFGSDSVMDLSTGADLDKIRVEILSRCPVILGTVPIYQLGSERSIMEMDAEFFLDVIERQARQGVDYMTLHCGVTRESVKRLRGHHRIEGIVSRGGAMLAAWIERTGNENPLYEHFDEVCAVLREHDVTISLGDGLRPGATGDATDRGQLAELLVLGELTERARALGVQVMIEGPGHVPLDQIEANVKLEKRVCGGAPFYVLGPLTCDVAPGYDHITGAIGGAIASAAGTDFLCYVTPAEHLRLPDIDDVREGVIATRIAAHSGDLVKGVRGAKVWNDQMSRYRKALNWEGMYAMAMDPDKARRYKEESEAAGSNVCTMCGSLCSINIDNAALKFTKKRALAEAPAHAAG; from the coding sequence ATGACCCAGATAGAAGCCGCACGCAAAGGCATAATCACTCGCCAGATGACCGAGGTGGCAGAGGACGAGGGCCTCCCCGCCGAAGAAATTCGCGCGCTGGTCGCGACTGGCGAAGTCGTCATCCCGCACAACCATCATCACGAATTCCGCGCGATCGGAATCGGCAAGAATCTGCGCACCAAGGTCAACGCCAACATCGGCGCTTCGAATTTTCATCAACTGATCGAGGAAGAAGTCGAAAAACTTTACACCGCGGTCCGCTTCGGCTCCGACTCGGTGATGGATCTTTCGACCGGCGCCGACCTCGACAAGATTCGCGTCGAGATACTCTCGCGATGCCCGGTGATTCTCGGCACGGTGCCGATTTATCAGCTTGGTTCCGAGCGTTCGATCATGGAGATGGACGCGGAATTTTTCCTCGACGTGATCGAACGGCAGGCGCGCCAGGGCGTCGATTACATGACGCTGCATTGCGGCGTCACGCGCGAGAGCGTGAAGCGGCTGCGCGGGCACCATCGGATCGAAGGAATTGTGTCGCGCGGCGGCGCGATGCTGGCGGCGTGGATCGAGCGGACCGGCAACGAGAATCCGCTCTACGAGCACTTCGACGAAGTGTGCGCCGTGCTGCGCGAGCATGACGTGACGATCTCGCTGGGCGACGGCTTGCGTCCGGGTGCGACCGGCGATGCCACCGATCGCGGGCAGCTCGCGGAATTGCTGGTGCTAGGCGAGTTGACCGAACGGGCGCGCGCGCTGGGCGTGCAGGTGATGATCGAGGGTCCGGGGCACGTGCCGCTCGATCAGATCGAAGCCAACGTGAAACTCGAGAAGCGGGTTTGCGGCGGCGCTCCCTTCTATGTGCTGGGTCCGCTGACTTGCGATGTCGCGCCCGGCTATGACCACATCACCGGTGCGATTGGCGGGGCGATCGCGTCGGCGGCGGGCACCGATTTTCTTTGCTACGTCACGCCGGCGGAGCATCTGCGATTGCCTGATATCGACGACGTGCGCGAGGGCGTGATCGCGACGCGAATCGCGGCGCACTCGGGCGACCTGGTCAAGGGCGTGCGCGGCGCAAAAGTCTGGAACGATCAGATGTCGCGTTATCGCAAGGCGCTCAATTGGGAAGGGATGTACGCGATGGCGATGGATCCCGACAAGGCGCGCCGCTACAAGGAAGAAAGCGAAGCGGCGGGCAGCAACGTTTGCACGATGTGCGGCTCGCTCTGCTCGATCAATATCGACAATGCGGCGCTGAAGTTCACCAAGAAGCGCGCGCTGGCGGAGGCGCCCGCTCATGCCGCCGGCTGA
- a CDS encoding peroxiredoxin — translation MPPAEVNGKPDPEALELALPDQSGEIRKLADFRGRNVIVYFYPMDDTPGCTVEAKEFRDSFEQFEELGCAIVGVSTDSVARHRAFADKHDFPFILLSDEGGRLADAFGVLKGSRAARTTFVFDRGLRMRTTFRDVTPRGHAAQVLNFVRTLVESHRMLGG, via the coding sequence ATGCCGCCGGCTGAGGTGAACGGCAAACCGGATCCGGAAGCGCTCGAACTCGCGCTGCCGGATCAGAGCGGCGAAATTCGCAAGCTTGCGGATTTTCGCGGCCGCAACGTGATCGTCTATTTCTACCCGATGGACGACACGCCGGGATGCACCGTCGAGGCGAAGGAGTTTCGCGACTCGTTCGAGCAGTTCGAAGAGCTGGGCTGCGCGATCGTGGGCGTCAGCACTGATTCCGTCGCGCGTCATCGCGCGTTCGCAGACAAGCACGACTTCCCGTTTATCCTGCTGTCGGACGAGGGTGGCCGCCTCGCCGATGCGTTCGGCGTGCTGAAGGGCTCGCGCGCGGCGCGGACGACTTTCGTGTTCGATCGCGGCCTCCGGATGCGCACGACGTTTCGCGACGTGACGCCGCGCGGGCATGCGGCGCAAGTGCTCAATTTCGTCCGCACGCTGGTCGAATCTCATCGGATGCTCGGCGGCTGA
- the moeB gene encoding molybdopterin-synthase adenylyltransferase MoeB, with protein sequence MAKSSKNILDEARSSIKQIDIDEARRMIEKPGTVLLDVRESDEWRQGHIPQAVGIPRGFLELRIEEKVPDHKTPVILQCASGTRSLLAARTLRELGYDNVYNLTGGFNAWKDRGLPWIADRNFTQDELTRYARHFVIPEVGEKGQAKLLDSKVLLLGTGALGSPSALYLAAAGVGTIGLVDFDVVDMSNLQRQIIHTTERVGMLKTESAQKQINALNPGTKVIRHDVRLTSENAMEIIKDYDVVVNCGDNFPTRYLINDACVFAKKPLVDGAIYRFEGNTTVFYPAKGGPCYRCLYPEPAPPDMAPSCAEAGVLGAIPGLIGSIEALEAIKLLIGAGHPLIGKMVYFDTLSDKDFVRVLKIRKDPKCPVCSEHPTQTTLIDYEAFCGLAPASNGASHADVGVAHAAEGASAR encoded by the coding sequence ATGGCGAAATCCTCAAAAAATATTCTCGACGAAGCGCGCTCCTCGATTAAGCAAATCGATATCGATGAAGCGCGCCGGATGATCGAAAAGCCGGGCACCGTGCTGCTCGACGTGCGCGAAAGCGACGAGTGGCGGCAGGGGCATATTCCGCAGGCGGTCGGCATTCCGCGCGGATTCCTGGAGTTGCGAATCGAGGAAAAAGTCCCTGACCACAAGACGCCGGTGATTCTGCAGTGCGCGTCGGGCACGCGCTCGCTGCTGGCGGCGCGAACGCTGCGCGAACTCGGTTACGACAACGTTTACAATCTCACCGGCGGCTTCAACGCGTGGAAGGACCGCGGGCTGCCGTGGATCGCCGACCGCAATTTCACGCAGGACGAACTCACCCGCTACGCGCGTCATTTTGTGATTCCCGAAGTAGGCGAGAAGGGACAGGCCAAGCTGCTCGATTCGAAGGTGCTGCTGCTCGGCACGGGCGCGCTCGGCTCGCCGTCGGCGCTGTATCTCGCGGCGGCGGGCGTCGGCACGATTGGACTGGTGGATTTCGACGTCGTCGATATGTCGAATCTGCAGCGGCAGATAATCCATACGACGGAACGGGTCGGGATGCTCAAGACGGAATCGGCGCAGAAGCAAATCAACGCGCTCAATCCGGGCACCAAAGTGATTCGGCACGACGTGCGGCTCACGTCCGAGAACGCGATGGAGATCATCAAGGACTACGACGTCGTGGTGAACTGCGGCGACAATTTTCCGACGCGCTACCTGATCAACGACGCGTGCGTGTTCGCAAAGAAGCCGCTGGTCGATGGCGCGATCTACCGCTTCGAGGGCAACACCACGGTTTTCTACCCGGCCAAGGGCGGACCCTGCTATCGATGCCTCTATCCGGAGCCGGCGCCGCCTGACATGGCGCCCTCGTGCGCGGAGGCGGGCGTGCTCGGCGCGATTCCCGGACTGATCGGATCGATCGAAGCGCTCGAGGCGATCAAGCTGCTGATCGGCGCGGGGCATCCGCTGATCGGCAAGATGGTGTACTTCGACACGCTGTCGGACAAGGACTTCGTGCGAGTGCTGAAGATTCGCAAGGATCCGAAGTGCCCGGTCTGCAGCGAGCATCCGACGCAGACGACGCTGATCGATTACGAGGCGTTCTGCGGCCTCGCTCCGGCGAGCAACGGCGCATCGCATGCCGACGTCGGCGTCGCGCACGCGGCTGAGGGAGCATCGGCGCGCTAG